From the genome of Halorussus caseinilyticus, one region includes:
- a CDS encoding carbon starvation protein A codes for MVQVIWMVLSVLALFSVGYLGYSRYLAQFVELDDERETPAHKYEDGQEYVPAKKPVLLGHHYSSIAGGAPIVGPITAGVVWGWVPALLWIAIGNPLMGSVHDFVSLSSSLRHEGKSIGYIIGEYVGERGKNMLLWFAFLTIILVVAVFALVVAIVFNAFPQAATASFVYIALAFVFGVYLYQLNLPFLLGTVVFVTGVFGGVFAGIEYPLALFPAGADAAYPAGTIVLFSGGEWIPAAGSLGVNTAAWVPIIILYGGLASALPVWMLLQPRDYLSSFLLYTGVGGALLAIIVGTVFGTANQPLEIQLASYKGFMGATGTPLFPLLFITIACGTISGFHSLVSSGTTAKQLNKESDARTIGYGGMLGEGLLATVALATVAIVAPDVGGGIGLALPTFATGGGIILTSFGIPTSFGGPFMALVLVSFLLTSTDTAVRLGRYMVEEIVGTNASSAGEVAKNRYANAAIQGIPAYVLITSGSWLTLWQLFGGANQLLAALALLTATVWLANWDDSKQLVSTGVPMALMGTMTILGLGWLAFHDNLYVKFIENSPAQMTLAETLSAITQIVLALVLIGLALSLVRMGYRNIQQVRGGRGTPVADGGEPDGD; via the coding sequence ATGGTGCAAGTAATCTGGATGGTGCTGTCGGTTCTCGCGCTCTTCAGCGTCGGGTATCTGGGCTACTCCCGGTACCTCGCGCAGTTCGTCGAACTCGACGACGAGCGTGAGACGCCAGCACACAAATACGAAGACGGGCAGGAGTACGTACCGGCGAAAAAGCCGGTGCTACTGGGGCATCACTATTCGAGTATCGCGGGCGGGGCACCCATCGTCGGGCCGATTACGGCGGGCGTGGTGTGGGGTTGGGTACCCGCGCTCCTGTGGATTGCCATCGGGAACCCCCTGATGGGGTCGGTCCACGACTTCGTTTCGTTGTCGAGTAGCCTGCGACACGAGGGCAAGTCTATCGGCTACATCATCGGCGAGTACGTCGGCGAGCGCGGCAAGAACATGTTGCTGTGGTTCGCGTTCCTGACCATCATCCTCGTCGTGGCGGTGTTCGCGCTGGTGGTCGCCATCGTGTTCAACGCCTTCCCGCAGGCGGCGACGGCGAGTTTCGTGTACATCGCGCTCGCGTTCGTCTTCGGCGTCTATCTCTACCAACTCAACCTTCCGTTCCTGCTCGGAACGGTCGTGTTCGTGACTGGCGTATTCGGCGGGGTCTTCGCGGGCATCGAGTACCCCCTCGCGCTGTTCCCGGCCGGTGCGGACGCGGCCTACCCCGCCGGAACTATCGTGCTGTTCAGCGGCGGGGAGTGGATACCCGCGGCGGGAAGCCTCGGCGTCAACACCGCGGCGTGGGTGCCGATAATCATCCTCTACGGCGGACTGGCGAGCGCACTCCCCGTCTGGATGTTGCTTCAACCGCGCGACTACCTGTCGTCGTTCCTGCTGTACACCGGCGTCGGCGGCGCGCTGTTGGCTATCATCGTTGGCACCGTGTTCGGCACGGCGAACCAACCCCTCGAAATCCAACTCGCGTCGTACAAGGGGTTCATGGGAGCGACCGGGACGCCGCTGTTCCCGCTCCTGTTCATCACCATCGCGTGCGGGACGATTAGCGGGTTCCACTCGCTGGTCTCGTCGGGGACCACCGCCAAGCAGTTGAACAAGGAGTCCGACGCGCGGACCATCGGTTACGGCGGCATGCTCGGCGAGGGCCTGCTGGCGACGGTGGCGCTGGCGACTGTCGCCATCGTCGCGCCCGACGTGGGCGGGGGCATCGGTCTCGCGCTCCCGACGTTCGCAACCGGCGGCGGCATCATCCTCACATCGTTCGGCATCCCGACTTCGTTCGGCGGGCCGTTCATGGCGCTGGTGCTGGTCAGTTTCCTGTTGACTTCGACCGACACCGCGGTTCGCCTCGGTCGGTACATGGTCGAGGAAATCGTCGGCACGAACGCCTCCAGCGCGGGTGAAGTCGCCAAGAACCGCTACGCCAACGCCGCGATACAGGGCATCCCGGCGTACGTTCTCATCACCAGCGGGTCGTGGCTCACCCTCTGGCAGTTGTTCGGCGGCGCGAACCAGTTGCTCGCGGCGCTGGCGCTCCTGACTGCGACGGTGTGGCTAGCCAACTGGGACGACTCGAAGCAACTCGTCTCGACCGGCGTCCCGATGGCGCTGATGGGAACCATGACCATCCTCGGACTCGGGTGGTTGGCGTTCCACGACAACCTCTACGTCAAGTTCATCGAGAACAGTCCGGCACAGATGACGCTGGCCGAGACGCTATCGGCCATCACGCAAATCGTACTCGCGTTGGTTCTCATCGGACTGGCGCTGTCGCTGGTTCGGATGGGCTACAGGAACATCCAGCAGGTCCGTGGCGGGCGCGGAACGCCGGTCGCGGACGGCGGCGAACCCGACGGCGACTGA
- a CDS encoding ArsA family ATPase: MNKFVFFGGKGGVGKTTVSCAYGLTCAREGLRTLVVSTDPAHSTSDVFDQQFGDDPQRVEGHENLWAMELDPDEEVQRHMREIKRTMSDQVSPSIVNEIDRQIELAHRTPGAYEAALFDRFIDVMRDSEEYDRVVFDTSPTGGTLRLLALPDFLESWIARLLSKREKSIDLYEKAAIGEREARKKAAEDPIIARLTERKEMFEFAGRTLREDATFFLVLNPDELSIRETRRAIEDLSEYDLGVEGLVVNKIAPEPDAGEEGTGAQYLRQRHATERERIRQIDAEFPEPVVARIRQRVEEVKGDLLDDVAAELDIEVAPGASV; encoded by the coding sequence ATGAACAAGTTCGTCTTCTTCGGCGGCAAGGGCGGCGTCGGCAAGACCACCGTCTCGTGCGCGTACGGTCTCACGTGCGCCCGCGAGGGCCTGCGAACGCTGGTGGTCTCTACCGACCCGGCCCACAGCACCTCCGACGTGTTCGACCAGCAGTTCGGCGACGACCCCCAGCGAGTCGAGGGCCACGAGAACCTCTGGGCGATGGAATTGGACCCCGACGAGGAGGTACAGCGTCACATGCGGGAGATAAAGCGGACGATGAGCGACCAAGTGAGTCCCTCCATCGTCAACGAAATCGACCGCCAAATCGAGTTGGCCCACCGGACTCCCGGCGCGTACGAGGCGGCGCTGTTCGACCGCTTCATCGACGTAATGCGCGACTCCGAGGAGTACGACCGGGTGGTCTTCGACACCTCGCCGACCGGCGGCACCCTCCGACTGCTCGCGCTTCCGGACTTCCTAGAGAGTTGGATAGCGCGACTGCTGTCCAAGCGCGAGAAGAGCATCGACCTCTACGAGAAGGCGGCCATCGGCGAACGCGAGGCGCGCAAGAAGGCCGCCGAGGACCCCATCATCGCCCGCCTCACCGAGCGAAAGGAGATGTTCGAGTTCGCGGGCCGAACCCTCCGCGAGGACGCTACCTTCTTCCTCGTGTTGAACCCCGACGAACTCTCGATTCGGGAGACTCGCCGGGCAATCGAAGACCTCTCGGAGTACGACTTGGGCGTCGAGGGACTGGTGGTCAACAAAATCGCGCCCGAACCCGACGCGGGCGAGGAGGGGACCGGCGCGCAGTACCTCCGCCAGCGTCACGCCACCGAACGCGAGCGCATCCGGCAAATCGACGCGGAGTTCCCCGAACCGGTCGTGGCCCGCATCCGCCAGCGAGTCGAGGAGGTCAAAGGAGACCTGTTGGACGACGTGGCGGCCGAACTCGACATCGAAGTCGCGCCGGGGGCGAGCGTCTAA
- a CDS encoding SRPBCC family protein: protein MREVEVSAFVPAPPASVERALTPETVVEYEGSFEVRAVESTDDGRTVTASARGLTMHLDFEERENGLVYRQRGDAGPFESMETEVTVEPENEGSRVTMRSSVSLDLPVTAVSDRIAAWKRKGELRRALDRLAEDV, encoded by the coding sequence ATGCGCGAAGTCGAAGTCTCGGCGTTCGTGCCCGCGCCGCCCGCGTCCGTAGAGCGCGCGCTCACGCCGGAGACAGTGGTCGAGTACGAGGGGAGTTTCGAGGTCCGAGCGGTCGAATCGACCGACGACGGACGGACCGTGACCGCCAGCGCGCGGGGATTGACGATGCACCTCGACTTCGAGGAGCGCGAGAACGGTCTGGTCTACCGCCAGCGCGGGGACGCCGGACCCTTCGAGTCGATGGAGACCGAGGTCACGGTCGAACCCGAGAACGAGGGCAGTCGAGTGACGATGCGGTCGTCGGTCAGTCTCGACCTGCCGGTGACGGCGGTTTCGGACCGCATCGCCGCGTGGAAGCGGAAGGGGGAACTCCGGCGGGCGCTCGACCGGTTGGCCGAGGACGTGTGA
- a CDS encoding ABC transporter ATP-binding protein — protein sequence MTVLEVENAVKRYETGGETVTALKGIDFSVEPGEFVSVVGPSGSGKTTFLNVLGLLDVPTEGSVRLDGDEVTDLSDRERTRARKRTIGFVFQDFFLIPTLTAQENVEVPRLFDDDPETSERAVDLLERVGLGDRLDHNPNELSGGQKQRVAIARSLINRPRVLLADEPTGNLDRDTGKQILDEFTNVCDRGVAVITVTHDPLVEEYVDRTVELVDGDLKK from the coding sequence GTGACGGTACTTGAAGTCGAGAACGCGGTCAAGCGGTACGAGACCGGCGGCGAGACCGTCACCGCGCTAAAGGGCATCGACTTCTCGGTCGAACCCGGCGAGTTCGTCTCCGTCGTCGGTCCCAGCGGGAGCGGTAAGACCACCTTCCTCAACGTCCTCGGCCTGCTCGACGTACCGACTGAAGGGAGCGTGCGACTCGACGGCGACGAGGTGACGGACCTCTCGGACCGCGAGCGCACCCGCGCCCGAAAGCGGACCATCGGATTCGTCTTTCAGGACTTCTTCCTCATCCCGACGCTGACCGCCCAAGAGAACGTCGAGGTGCCGCGCCTGTTCGACGACGACCCCGAGACCAGCGAGCGAGCGGTGGACCTCCTCGAACGCGTCGGACTCGGCGACCGACTCGACCACAACCCCAACGAACTCTCGGGCGGCCAGAAACAGCGCGTCGCCATCGCCCGGTCGCTCATCAACCGCCCGCGAGTGCTGTTGGCCGACGAACCCACCGGGAATCTCGACCGGGACACGGGCAAGCAGATTCTGGACGAGTTCACCAACGTCTGTGACCGCGGGGTCGCGGTCATCACGGTAACCCACGACCCACTGGTCGAAGAGTACGTAGACCGAACTGTCGAACTCGTCGACGGTGACCTGAAGAAATGA
- a CDS encoding ABC transporter permease, whose translation MKLDRLYRRFPALLMARRNLSRTTLRSALAALGIIIGVVAIASLGMFGASLRHSATDSLGDIGSDVIVSPSFESGVEELTQRDVRRIERVVDEPAVTPVKSRQSMVTYASNEQITTIYGVRDPSNAFDAKEGRLPDRLRSGALVGADLADKLDLRPGNSITVDGETYRVTAVLERQSGFSPLNPNQAVVVPRGDFDRDGYSQVVVSAKTGETANRSAIAIRESVNDREKRVDVMELAQITDQISSFFDMLNAFLIGIGSISLVVAGVSILNVMLMSTVERRQEIGVLRAVGFRKRDVLKVMLAEALLLGIAGGIVGVVLSVGAGLAINHFTAGSALAALRPGNLVYLVVAFGFAIVTSVVSGLYPAWKAANERPVEALRN comes from the coding sequence ATGAAGTTAGACCGCCTCTACCGACGGTTCCCGGCACTACTGATGGCCCGTCGCAACCTCTCGCGGACGACGTTGCGCTCGGCGCTAGCGGCGCTGGGAATCATCATCGGCGTGGTCGCAATCGCCTCGCTGGGCATGTTCGGGGCGTCGTTGCGACACTCTGCGACCGACTCGCTGGGCGACATCGGGAGCGATGTCATCGTCTCGCCGTCGTTCGAGTCGGGCGTCGAGGAACTGACTCAGCGGGACGTGCGACGAATCGAGCGAGTCGTCGACGAACCCGCGGTCACGCCGGTCAAATCCCGCCAGTCGATGGTGACGTACGCCTCGAACGAGCAGATTACCACGATTTACGGCGTCCGGGACCCCTCAAACGCGTTCGACGCCAAAGAGGGCAGACTCCCAGACAGACTCCGGAGCGGCGCGCTCGTCGGCGCTGACCTCGCGGACAAACTCGACCTGCGGCCCGGAAACTCCATCACTGTGGACGGCGAGACGTACCGCGTCACCGCCGTCCTCGAACGCCAGAGCGGGTTCTCGCCGCTGAATCCGAACCAAGCGGTCGTCGTCCCCCGAGGGGACTTCGACCGGGACGGCTACAGCCAAGTCGTCGTCTCGGCCAAGACCGGCGAGACTGCGAACCGAAGCGCGATAGCCATCCGCGAGTCGGTCAACGACCGCGAGAAGCGAGTCGACGTGATGGAACTCGCCCAGATTACCGACCAGATTAGCTCGTTCTTCGACATGCTCAACGCGTTCCTCATCGGCATCGGCTCCATCTCGCTGGTCGTCGCGGGCGTGAGCATCCTCAACGTGATGTTGATGAGTACGGTCGAGCGCAGGCAGGAAATCGGCGTCCTGCGCGCTGTCGGGTTCCGAAAGCGCGACGTGTTGAAAGTGATGCTCGCCGAAGCCCTGTTGCTGGGCATCGCTGGCGGCATCGTCGGCGTCGTCCTGAGCGTCGGGGCCGGATTAGCCATCAACCACTTCACCGCCGGGAGCGCACTGGCCGCGCTTCGGCCGGGCAACCTCGTCTACCTCGTCGTCGCGTTCGGGTTCGCAATCGTCACGAGCGTCGTCAGCGGTCTCTACCCCGCGTGGAAGGCGGCCAACGAGCGACCGGTCGAGGCGCTCCGGAACTGA
- the upp gene encoding uracil phosphoribosyltransferase, which yields MTIEDRGDAKLLTHALAQDTLSKLRDVETEQVGFRKGLVKLGRICGYEIIDGAMETEYVEIETPLTETTGETVKGLDDVVIINVLRAATPFVEGLLKAFPRAKQGVISAGRDEEAGRDEDGTFPITIDYVKLPEIREEDTVIVADPMLATGSTMCAVLDEVLNEQPDPEDLFVLSAVSAPEGLLRVGDEFDEADLLTVAIDDHLNDEGFIVPGLGDAGDRAFRTT from the coding sequence ATGACCATCGAAGACCGCGGGGACGCCAAACTCCTCACGCACGCGCTAGCGCAGGACACGCTGTCGAAACTCCGGGACGTAGAGACCGAACAGGTCGGCTTCCGAAAAGGTCTCGTCAAACTCGGCCGCATCTGTGGCTACGAGATTATCGACGGCGCGATGGAGACCGAGTACGTCGAAATCGAGACGCCGCTGACCGAGACGACCGGCGAGACCGTCAAAGGACTGGACGACGTGGTCATCATCAACGTCCTCCGGGCCGCGACCCCCTTCGTGGAGGGACTGCTGAAGGCGTTCCCGCGCGCCAAGCAGGGCGTCATCAGCGCGGGCCGCGACGAGGAGGCCGGACGCGACGAGGACGGCACCTTCCCCATCACCATCGACTACGTGAAACTCCCCGAAATCCGCGAGGAGGACACCGTTATCGTCGCCGACCCGATGCTGGCGACGGGGTCGACCATGTGCGCGGTTCTCGACGAAGTGCTGAACGAGCAACCCGACCCCGAAGACCTGTTCGTCCTCTCGGCGGTCAGCGCGCCCGAGGGCCTGCTCCGAGTCGGCGACGAGTTCGACGAGGCCGACCTGCTGACCGTCGCCATCGACGACCACCTCAACGACGAGGGCTTCATCGTGCCCGGACTCGGCGACGCTGGCGACCGAGCGTTCCGGACGACGTAA
- a CDS encoding universal stress protein: MDTDEAADRYRIAVAVSNPDHAEQLVRTAVDVARVRDGEVFVVGVISTPRESPFALFTDEVITREFGGERRAVLDRAMGVASGTGVPVSGELFVASSVARGVLTAVEERDCDSLLIGWRERTREDAVLGTNVDRIVRRADCDVLVEKIGALAGTVDAVLLPVAESRHAGLAASVARAIAVANDASVTLLRVVGSSRDEPAARELLAGKADLLAGVEVETLVREGGVPDVIVAESERHDVTVLGATRTGAIRRRIVGSTPREVGRRAEGTVIMARKGGGSLVSRVFRL; the protein is encoded by the coding sequence ATGGACACCGACGAGGCGGCCGACCGCTACCGGATAGCCGTCGCGGTCAGCAACCCCGACCACGCCGAGCAGTTGGTCCGGACCGCGGTGGACGTGGCCCGCGTCCGCGACGGCGAGGTGTTCGTCGTCGGGGTCATCTCCACCCCGCGGGAGTCACCCTTCGCGCTGTTCACCGACGAGGTTATCACCCGCGAGTTCGGCGGCGAGCGACGGGCCGTCCTCGACCGGGCGATGGGAGTCGCCTCCGGCACGGGGGTCCCCGTTTCGGGCGAACTCTTCGTCGCTTCGTCGGTAGCGAGAGGCGTCCTCACGGCGGTCGAGGAACGCGACTGCGACAGCCTACTCATCGGGTGGCGCGAGCGAACCCGCGAGGACGCGGTTCTCGGGACCAACGTGGACCGCATCGTGCGCCGGGCCGACTGCGACGTGTTGGTCGAGAAAATCGGCGCGCTCGCCGGGACGGTCGATGCCGTCCTCCTCCCGGTCGCCGAGAGTCGCCACGCGGGACTCGCCGCTTCCGTCGCGCGGGCAATCGCGGTCGCAAACGACGCCAGCGTGACCCTCCTCCGAGTGGTCGGGTCGTCCCGCGACGAACCCGCGGCCCGCGAACTGCTCGCGGGGAAGGCCGACTTGCTCGCGGGCGTCGAAGTCGAAACGCTCGTCCGGGAGGGCGGCGTGCCCGACGTAATCGTCGCGGAGTCCGAGCGCCACGACGTGACGGTCCTCGGCGCGACCCGGACCGGCGCGATTCGGCGGCGAATCGTCGGTTCGACGCCGCGGGAGGTCGGTCGCCGCGCCGAGGGGACGGTCATCATGGCGCGAAAAGGAGGCGGGTCGCTGGTGTCGCGGGTGTTCCGGTTGTAG
- a CDS encoding S9 family peptidase: MDTIRASDYHDIVQVEDPRVSPDGERVAFVRKVPSGDDEYEATVYVVPVGGDEPRQFTVAEGVDSHPRWSPSGDRLAFVSTRGADDDRSQLWVMPTDGGEARRVTDVAGGVSEVAWSPDGRRIAFVQQATAEDREEGRDLGLGGEEFDPEDPDPRVIDRLVYRAGERYFDGRRSHVYVADLGDDEVTRLTDGDYDHEQPEWADETTLYYGAHRTGDPDDNAVIDVAEYDLEVGEETETVTQTTGWSLTLAAAGDGRLAYTYTPEENATLRQTEIEVLDPETGEVTTPTESLDRTLSMSMPVQWGPNDENIYFLTPDEGEFAVWRAPGDASSDPERVVGDGEVGSATVGEDKIAFVRSEWDHPGDVFVSTLGGAETRRLTRINSEYLDDRAVCQPEEVRFEGGDGDEVQGWVLTPPDFEEGGEYPLAVEIHGGPHSMWTTSGTMWHEFQLLAARGYVVFWSNPRGSTGYGEQFMAEIGEGQWGPPAYEDVMAGVDEVASRDYVDEGDMFVTGGSYGGYMTTWVVGHTDRFSGAVSQRGVYDLNSFYGSTDAFKLIEWDFDTTPSDDAPFLWEQSPTAYADEVDTPTLLIHSDDDYRVPVNNAEMLYLLYNKNGVETRLVRYPREGHELSRSGEPAHVVDRLERIVRWFDGYSDHHDAPTALERGDDGLSVGNDEDGREHGGDV; this comes from the coding sequence ATGGATACGATTCGTGCGAGCGATTATCACGACATCGTACAGGTCGAGGACCCGCGGGTCTCCCCCGACGGCGAGCGCGTGGCCTTCGTCCGAAAGGTCCCGAGCGGTGACGACGAGTACGAGGCGACGGTGTACGTCGTCCCGGTCGGCGGCGACGAACCGCGGCAGTTCACCGTCGCCGAGGGCGTCGACAGTCACCCCCGATGGAGTCCGAGCGGCGACCGACTCGCGTTCGTCAGCACCCGCGGCGCGGACGACGACCGGTCTCAACTCTGGGTGATGCCGACCGACGGCGGCGAGGCCCGGCGAGTGACCGACGTGGCGGGTGGCGTCTCCGAAGTCGCGTGGTCGCCCGACGGCCGCCGAATCGCGTTCGTCCAGCAGGCGACGGCGGAGGACCGCGAGGAAGGCCGGGACCTCGGACTCGGCGGCGAGGAGTTCGACCCCGAGGACCCCGACCCGAGGGTCATCGACCGACTCGTCTACCGGGCGGGAGAGCGATACTTCGACGGGAGGCGCTCGCACGTCTACGTCGCGGACCTCGGAGACGACGAGGTGACGCGACTCACCGACGGCGACTACGACCACGAGCAACCCGAGTGGGCAGACGAGACGACGCTCTACTACGGCGCACACCGGACGGGCGACCCCGACGACAACGCCGTCATCGACGTGGCGGAGTACGACCTCGAAGTCGGCGAGGAGACCGAAACCGTCACCCAGACCACCGGGTGGTCGCTCACGCTCGCGGCCGCGGGCGACGGGCGTCTCGCGTACACCTACACGCCCGAGGAGAACGCGACGCTCCGTCAGACCGAAATCGAAGTGTTGGACCCCGAGACGGGCGAAGTGACGACGCCCACCGAGTCGCTGGACCGCACCCTCTCGATGTCGATGCCCGTCCAGTGGGGTCCGAACGACGAGAACATTTATTTCCTGACGCCCGACGAGGGCGAGTTCGCCGTCTGGCGCGCGCCGGGCGACGCCAGTTCCGACCCCGAGCGAGTGGTCGGCGACGGCGAAGTCGGGTCGGCCACGGTCGGCGAGGACAAAATCGCGTTCGTCCGGTCGGAGTGGGACCACCCCGGCGACGTGTTCGTCTCGACGCTCGGCGGCGCGGAGACTCGGCGACTCACCCGCATCAACAGCGAGTATCTGGACGACCGGGCGGTGTGCCAACCCGAGGAAGTCCGGTTCGAGGGCGGCGATGGCGACGAGGTTCAGGGTTGGGTACTGACGCCGCCGGACTTTGAGGAAGGCGGGGAGTATCCCCTCGCGGTCGAAATCCACGGCGGGCCACACTCGATGTGGACCACCAGCGGGACGATGTGGCACGAGTTCCAACTGCTCGCGGCCCGCGGGTACGTCGTCTTCTGGTCGAACCCCCGCGGTTCGACCGGATACGGCGAGCAGTTCATGGCCGAAATCGGCGAGGGTCAGTGGGGACCGCCCGCCTACGAGGACGTGATGGCGGGCGTGGACGAAGTTGCGAGTCGGGACTACGTGGACGAAGGCGACATGTTCGTGACCGGCGGAAGCTACGGCGGGTACATGACGACGTGGGTCGTCGGCCACACCGACCGCTTCTCGGGCGCGGTCAGTCAGCGCGGGGTCTACGACCTCAACAGTTTCTACGGTTCGACGGACGCGTTCAAACTCATCGAGTGGGACTTCGACACCACGCCCTCGGACGACGCCCCGTTCCTCTGGGAGCAGTCGCCGACGGCATACGCCGACGAGGTGGATACGCCGACGCTCCTGATTCACAGCGACGACGACTACCGCGTCCCGGTGAACAACGCCGAGATGCTCTACCTGCTCTACAACAAGAACGGCGTCGAGACCCGACTGGTGCGCTACCCCCGCGAGGGTCACGAACTCTCGCGGAGCGGCGAACCCGCACACGTCGTGGACCGCCTCGAACGAATCGTGCGCTGGTTCGACGGCTACTCGGACCACCACGACGCGCCGACGGCGCTGGAACGGGGCGACGACGGCCTGTCGGTGGGGAACGATGAAGATGGCCGAGAACATGGTGGAGATGTCTGA
- a CDS encoding TAXI family TRAP transporter solute-binding subunit — translation MVRDTNRRDVLKATGAAGLAGLLGFSDLGLAQDQRLSWHAGGTGGTYFPLSNELKTIIEDATDFTIQVQSTGASVENVGSLAQGDADFALIQNDVAFFAFNGTGIDAFEGNAVSSLRGVATLYPETIHVVTLADSGIESLSDLEGATVNTGDLGSGTQVNALQILETVGITTDDFEEQNASFAQAADQLRDGDVDAAFVVGGWPLGAIEELATTNDIRIVEIAGDTREGILNASPWFATDRIPAGTYNGVDEDVPTVSVQAMIATREDLSADTVEAVTNAIFDNAGELTIKADFISSDTALDGMSIPLHPGAERIFGAVTVQTPAPGNETMGNETMGNETTQ, via the coding sequence ATGGTTCGAGATACCAATAGACGCGACGTATTGAAAGCGACCGGTGCCGCGGGACTCGCGGGACTTCTCGGCTTCAGCGACCTCGGTCTCGCACAGGACCAACGTCTCTCGTGGCACGCTGGCGGCACAGGTGGGACGTACTTCCCGCTGTCCAACGAGCTCAAGACCATCATTGAGGATGCCACGGACTTCACGATTCAGGTCCAATCGACCGGCGCGAGCGTCGAGAACGTCGGGAGCCTCGCTCAGGGGGACGCCGACTTCGCGCTCATCCAGAACGACGTGGCCTTCTTCGCGTTCAACGGGACGGGCATCGACGCCTTCGAGGGGAACGCGGTGTCGAGCCTCCGGGGCGTCGCCACGCTCTACCCCGAGACCATCCATGTCGTGACGCTGGCCGATTCCGGCATCGAGAGTCTCTCGGACCTCGAAGGCGCGACGGTCAACACCGGCGACCTCGGGAGCGGGACGCAGGTCAACGCGCTCCAGATTCTGGAGACCGTCGGCATCACGACCGACGACTTCGAAGAACAGAACGCCAGCTTCGCGCAGGCCGCCGACCAACTCCGGGACGGCGACGTGGACGCGGCGTTCGTCGTCGGCGGGTGGCCGCTCGGTGCCATCGAGGAACTGGCGACGACCAACGACATCCGCATCGTCGAGATTGCTGGCGACACCCGAGAGGGGATACTGAACGCCTCGCCGTGGTTCGCCACCGACCGGATTCCGGCGGGCACCTACAACGGCGTCGATGAGGACGTGCCGACCGTCTCAGTGCAGGCGATGATAGCGACCCGCGAGGACCTCTCGGCGGATACGGTCGAGGCGGTCACCAACGCCATCTTCGACAACGCGGGCGAACTCACCATCAAAGCCGACTTCATCAGCTCCGACACCGCGCTCGACGGGATGTCCATCCCGCTCCACCCCGGAGCCGAGCGTATCTTCGGCGCGGTGACGGTCCAGACGCCCGCACCGGGCAACGAGACGATGGGCAACGAGACGATGGGCAACGAGACGACCCAGTAG